The following are encoded together in the Elusimicrobiota bacterium genome:
- a CDS encoding NADH-quinone oxidoreductase subunit J — MIEQLVFYSLAAVAVLSALGVVTMKNSVHSALMLGLALAAVAGVFALLGADFLFAGQVLIYVSGIAVLIMFVVMLLGRTYDLHLRQVNNQWLAGLLICGITFSGLWRVIGLFSESRAHSAPVPGTRLLGRLLMSDYALPFELISLILMASLLGAVYFSRSERSQSSSTNP, encoded by the coding sequence ATGATAGAGCAACTTGTTTTCTACTCCCTCGCCGCCGTCGCCGTCCTTTCGGCTCTGGGAGTCGTGACGATGAAAAACAGCGTGCACTCGGCCCTGATGCTGGGGCTTGCGCTCGCCGCCGTGGCGGGGGTGTTCGCGCTCCTGGGCGCTGACTTCCTCTTCGCCGGACAGGTCCTGATCTACGTCAGCGGCATCGCGGTCCTCATCATGTTCGTGGTCATGCTTTTGGGGCGGACCTACGACCTGCACTTAAGGCAAGTCAACAACCAGTGGCTGGCGGGCCTCCTCATTTGCGGCATCACTTTCTCCGGACTTTGGCGCGTCATCGGGCTTTTTTCCGAGAGCCGCGCCCACAGCGCCCCAGTCCCCGGGACCAGGCTTTTGGGAAGGCTCCTAATGAGCGACTACGCTCTGCCTTTCGAACTGATCTCCCTCATCCTGATGGCATCACTGCTCGGGGCGGTCTACTTCTCCCGAAGCGAACGTTCCCAGAGCAGCTCCACCAACCCATGA
- the nuoK gene encoding NADH-quinone oxidoreductase subunit NuoK, translated as MSLAHYLFLGSLLFLIGVFGALTRRNILGILMSIELMFNAANINLAAFNRFLHPQGVVGQALALFIITIAAAELVAGLALVLAIYRNTDTVYVEDFNLLKG; from the coding sequence ATGAGCCTAGCCCATTACCTTTTCCTCGGATCGCTCCTATTCCTCATCGGCGTCTTCGGGGCGCTCACCAGGCGGAATATCCTGGGGATACTCATGTCCATCGAGCTCATGTTCAACGCCGCCAACATCAACCTCGCCGCCTTCAACCGCTTCCTCCACCCGCAGGGAGTGGTCGGCCAGGCCCTGGCCCTCTTCATCATCACCATCGCGGCCGCCGAGCTCGTGGCGGGTCTGGCCTTGGTCCTGGCCATTTACCGAAACACCGACACCGTCTACGTCGAGGACTTCAACCTCCTCAAAGGATAG
- the nuoL gene encoding NADH-quinone oxidoreductase subunit L, which yields MLEHVYLIPLIPLLAAPIILFFGKEGPHSKMPYLGLGAMGFCLAQSIGIFAQVLAGSRHLPYQANWNWFAMPADMGGKAFSYDMPIGVLIDGPAAVMLVVVTLVSFLVQLYSLGYMHGDPRFKRYYAFLSFFTASMLGLVVSSNLLVTFSCWELVGVSSYLLIGFWFEKPAPAYASKKAFITTKLGDMGLYLALLFIFVRVGSFQITQIQEFVSRGYMDSTAATLIGLGLLCGAVGKSAQWPLFIWLPDAMEGPTPVSALIHAATMVAAGIYLVAKCYFIYAASPVAMEAAAWVGLTTAFLAATMALVAYDIKRVLAFSTVSQLGFMMCALGCGGYTAGLFHLTTHAFFKALLFLGAGSVIHSVHTNDMRQMGGLSKKMPITFTTMFIGTCAIAGIPFLAGYYSKDMILEKVFEHNRFMFGVLAFTAALTAFYMFRLIFLTFLGTERDHEKHHHAHESPWAMTFPLMLLALLSIVSGYLLERHHIFADLVRFDMPHEQAAHGAAPAARFIGLGVTGLVFCAIALAWALYRDPEFKAAEALKQRFLLVFNLLEQRYGFDALFLRLVALSDKIAALAFWFDSKVLDQFFIDGWGLLARILSEISHFFDAVFIDRTVDGFGGLSADLGAGLRSLSSRGQVQEYLMYIAVAVSLFATMIISR from the coding sequence ATGCTCGAGCACGTCTATTTAATCCCTCTTATTCCTCTTCTGGCCGCGCCCATCATCCTGTTCTTCGGCAAGGAGGGGCCTCATTCCAAGATGCCCTACCTCGGCCTCGGCGCCATGGGCTTCTGCCTGGCCCAGTCCATCGGCATATTCGCCCAGGTCCTCGCCGGATCCCGCCATCTGCCCTACCAGGCCAATTGGAATTGGTTCGCCATGCCCGCGGACATGGGAGGAAAGGCCTTCTCCTACGACATGCCGATCGGCGTCCTCATCGATGGGCCGGCGGCCGTAATGCTCGTGGTGGTGACCTTGGTGAGCTTCCTCGTCCAACTCTACTCCCTGGGCTACATGCACGGCGATCCGCGCTTCAAGCGCTATTACGCGTTCCTCTCCTTCTTCACCGCCTCCATGCTGGGCCTCGTCGTCTCGAGCAACCTCCTGGTCACTTTCTCCTGCTGGGAGCTGGTGGGCGTCTCCTCCTACCTCCTGATCGGCTTCTGGTTCGAGAAGCCCGCCCCGGCCTACGCCTCGAAAAAAGCTTTCATCACGACCAAGCTCGGAGACATGGGGCTCTACCTAGCCCTCCTTTTCATCTTCGTGAGAGTGGGCTCCTTCCAAATCACCCAAATCCAGGAATTCGTCTCGCGCGGCTACATGGACTCGACAGCCGCCACCTTGATCGGCCTGGGGCTTCTCTGCGGGGCCGTGGGCAAATCCGCGCAATGGCCGCTATTCATCTGGCTTCCCGACGCCATGGAGGGTCCGACCCCGGTTTCCGCCCTCATCCACGCCGCGACCATGGTCGCGGCCGGCATTTACCTCGTGGCCAAGTGCTATTTCATTTACGCGGCGAGCCCCGTCGCCATGGAGGCCGCGGCGTGGGTGGGGCTCACGACCGCGTTCCTCGCCGCCACCATGGCGCTAGTCGCCTACGACATCAAGAGGGTGCTCGCCTTCTCGACCGTCTCTCAACTGGGATTCATGATGTGCGCCTTGGGCTGCGGCGGCTACACGGCGGGACTCTTCCACCTCACCACCCACGCTTTCTTCAAGGCCCTCCTTTTCCTCGGGGCGGGCTCCGTCATCCACTCGGTGCATACCAACGACATGCGGCAGATGGGGGGACTCTCGAAAAAGATGCCGATCACCTTCACGACGATGTTCATCGGTACCTGCGCCATCGCCGGCATCCCCTTCCTGGCCGGGTATTACTCCAAGGACATGATCCTGGAAAAAGTTTTCGAGCACAATCGCTTCATGTTCGGGGTTCTGGCATTCACCGCCGCGCTTACGGCTTTCTACATGTTCCGCCTGATCTTCCTGACCTTCCTGGGAACCGAGCGCGACCACGAGAAGCACCACCACGCCCACGAGTCCCCCTGGGCCATGACTTTCCCGCTCATGCTCCTGGCATTACTCTCCATCGTCTCCGGCTATCTCCTAGAGCGCCACCACATCTTCGCCGATTTGGTCCGTTTCGACATGCCCCATGAGCAAGCCGCGCATGGGGCCGCGCCCGCCGCGAGATTCATCGGGCTGGGGGTCACCGGCCTCGTCTTCTGTGCCATCGCGCTTGCCTGGGCCCTGTACCGGGACCCGGAGTTCAAGGCCGCGGAGGCCCTCAAGCAGCGCTTCCTCCTGGTTTTCAACCTCCTGGAGCAGCGCTACGGCTTCGACGCCCTTTTCTTGAGACTGGTGGCCCTCTCCGACAAGATCGCGGCACTCGCATTTTGGTTTGACTCCAAGGTGCTCGACCAGTTCTTCATCGACGGATGGGGACTGCTCGCACGAATCCTCTCTGAGATCAGCCATTTCTTCGACGCGGTTTTTATAGACCGCACCGTGGACGGCTTCGGGGGCTTAAGCGCGGACCTCGGAGCGGGCCTGCGCTCCTTGTCGAGCCGCGGCCAGGTCCAGGAATATTTGATGTACATCGCCGTGGCCGTGAGCCTTTTTGCCACCATGATCATATCCCGATGA
- a CDS encoding NADH-quinone oxidoreductase subunit M, producing the protein MNLLSLITFIPLLGALFILFTPKEKERLIQTTALAAAGASLALSIILYFLFDRTTPQMQFMERLQWIPSLGINYAMGVDGLSFPLLLLTTFMTFLALVGSLGIKERIKEYFFWFLVLEVGMIGVFEALDLVLFYVFWELTLVPMYFLIGIWGGPKKEFAAIKFFLYTLAGSVFMLLAILAIYFNTNPHTFDMLALMKANALWSQRFQILVFIGFYLGFAIKVPAFPFHTWLPLAHVEAPTAVSVVLAAVLLKMGVYGLLRVSYAMLPLGFQWFLPILIVIAAINIVYGALCAMAQTDMKKMVAYSSVNHMGYCLLAIAGVTATGFSGAVLQMINHGIITGSLFLLVGVIYDRAHTRDISAFGGLAVRVPVFAGLMFLACFASLGLPGLAGFVSEFLCFLGAFERWKVYTAVSVLGILATAAFFLRMMEKVFLGPFNQKWAGLEDMSARELTSILPLTALTIVLGVWPRWALDIMDTTLIHMANLFR; encoded by the coding sequence ATGAATCTACTGAGCCTGATCACTTTCATTCCGTTGCTGGGCGCGCTGTTCATCCTTTTCACCCCGAAGGAGAAGGAGAGACTCATCCAAACGACAGCATTAGCCGCGGCGGGAGCGTCCCTCGCCCTGTCAATCATCCTCTATTTCCTATTCGACCGGACCACGCCGCAGATGCAGTTCATGGAGCGGCTGCAGTGGATCCCGTCCCTCGGCATCAACTACGCCATGGGCGTTGACGGCCTTTCCTTCCCGCTCCTGCTTCTCACCACCTTCATGACATTCCTGGCCTTGGTGGGCTCGCTTGGGATCAAGGAGAGGATCAAGGAATACTTCTTCTGGTTCCTGGTCCTGGAGGTGGGGATGATCGGGGTCTTCGAGGCCTTGGATCTCGTCCTCTTCTACGTTTTCTGGGAGCTCACCTTGGTGCCGATGTACTTTCTCATCGGCATTTGGGGGGGGCCCAAGAAAGAGTTCGCGGCCATCAAATTCTTCCTATACACCTTGGCCGGCTCGGTGTTCATGCTCTTGGCCATATTGGCCATCTACTTCAACACCAACCCGCACACCTTCGACATGCTCGCCCTCATGAAGGCCAACGCCCTGTGGAGCCAGAGGTTCCAGATCCTGGTATTCATCGGCTTCTACCTGGGATTCGCCATCAAAGTCCCGGCCTTCCCTTTCCACACCTGGCTGCCCTTGGCCCACGTGGAGGCGCCCACGGCCGTGAGCGTGGTCCTGGCGGCCGTGCTCCTTAAAATGGGGGTTTACGGCCTCTTGCGGGTGTCCTACGCCATGCTCCCCCTGGGTTTTCAATGGTTCCTGCCCATTCTCATCGTGATCGCGGCCATAAACATCGTTTACGGCGCCCTCTGCGCCATGGCTCAGACCGACATGAAGAAGATGGTGGCCTACTCCTCGGTCAACCACATGGGCTACTGCCTTTTGGCCATCGCCGGGGTGACTGCCACCGGATTTTCCGGAGCCGTGCTCCAGATGATCAACCACGGCATCATCACTGGCTCGCTCTTCCTTTTGGTGGGGGTGATCTACGACCGCGCCCACACCCGCGACATCTCGGCCTTCGGGGGCCTCGCCGTGCGCGTCCCGGTGTTCGCGGGCCTGATGTTCCTGGCTTGCTTTGCCTCCCTAGGGCTGCCGGGCCTGGCGGGCTTTGTCAGCGAATTTCTCTGCTTTCTCGGAGCCTTCGAGCGCTGGAAGGTCTACACCGCGGTCTCGGTGCTGGGAATACTGGCCACCGCGGCCTTCTTCCTGCGCATGATGGAGAAGGTCTTCCTCGGCCCCTTCAATCAGAAGTGGGCGGGGCTTGAGGACATGAGCGCGCGGGAGCTGACCTCCATCCTGCCCTTGACCGCTCTGACCATCGTCCTGGGGGTCTGGCCGCGCTGGGCGCTCGACATCATGGACACGACCTTGATCCACATGGCCAATCTTTTCCGCTGA
- a CDS encoding NADH-quinone oxidoreductase subunit N: MFNLHLIYPEILLSLMALGLLIAELFVAPKHGRLMYHLAWLVSIIALCVVGFTLSDASHAQGMGTLWTVDPFSQFFKIMILLITVFCILMGLEYEALPPQHSGTFVCLLLLASSGLMFLVSSVDLLLTFIALELVSISSFILAGFERRNPKSNEGAMKYFLFGAFSSAVMAYGISLFYGATGGTKLIGLAQTNGPVFILSMLLILLGFGFKASIAPMHFWVPDAYEGAPTPVTTYLSLAPKIATLGAMLRLFSVLLPISVLDLTVLFSILAGLTMIVGNFTAFFQENVKRMLAYSSVAQAGYILIGIVSGNTLGLEGVLLYSFIYIAMNLGAFAVTQAVAQTSPEPGHDPYGLQAFNGLSRRSFGLALAMTFFLLSLSGIPPMAGFIGKFYIFSSAVETGHYGLAALGLVNSVVSVYYYMRIAYHMFFVPSTNSTPVSVGPYLYGSLAVAIAGVLLFGIYPEPLIASVQASAHYLP, encoded by the coding sequence ATGTTCAACCTGCATCTCATCTATCCGGAAATCCTCCTGAGCCTCATGGCTTTAGGACTGCTGATCGCGGAGCTCTTCGTGGCTCCCAAACATGGACGGCTGATGTATCATCTCGCCTGGCTGGTGTCCATCATTGCCCTCTGCGTGGTGGGATTTACCCTGTCCGACGCCTCCCATGCCCAGGGGATGGGAACGCTGTGGACGGTGGACCCCTTCAGCCAATTCTTCAAGATCATGATCCTCCTCATCACCGTGTTCTGCATTCTGATGGGGCTGGAGTACGAGGCCTTGCCGCCCCAGCACTCGGGAACCTTCGTCTGCCTCCTCCTTCTGGCCAGCTCGGGCCTCATGTTCCTGGTCTCCTCCGTGGATCTCCTCCTTACCTTCATCGCGCTCGAACTCGTCTCCATCTCCTCCTTCATACTGGCAGGCTTCGAGCGCCGCAATCCCAAATCCAACGAGGGGGCCATGAAATATTTCCTTTTCGGAGCCTTCTCCTCGGCCGTGATGGCCTACGGCATCTCCCTCTTCTACGGCGCGACGGGGGGCACGAAGCTCATTGGCCTGGCTCAAACCAACGGGCCGGTTTTCATTCTCTCCATGCTCCTGATACTCCTTGGTTTCGGCTTCAAGGCCTCCATCGCTCCCATGCATTTCTGGGTTCCGGACGCCTACGAGGGGGCCCCGACTCCGGTCACGACCTACCTGTCCCTGGCCCCCAAGATCGCGACCTTGGGGGCGATGCTCCGCCTCTTCAGCGTGCTCCTTCCCATATCGGTCCTAGATCTTACCGTGCTCTTTTCGATACTGGCGGGGCTCACCATGATCGTGGGAAATTTTACCGCCTTCTTCCAGGAAAACGTCAAAAGGATGCTCGCCTACTCCTCGGTGGCCCAAGCCGGCTACATCCTGATCGGCATCGTCTCTGGAAACACCTTGGGGTTGGAAGGGGTGCTTCTCTACTCCTTCATTTATATCGCCATGAACCTGGGCGCCTTCGCCGTGACCCAGGCCGTGGCTCAAACAAGCCCCGAGCCCGGCCACGACCCCTATGGCCTTCAAGCCTTCAACGGCCTCTCCCGGCGCTCATTCGGCTTGGCCTTGGCCATGACATTCTTCCTTCTCTCCCTTTCCGGGATCCCCCCGATGGCGGGGTTTATCGGCAAGTTCTACATCTTTTCCTCCGCGGTCGAGACCGGGCATTACGGCCTGGCGGCCCTGGGTCTTGTCAACAGCGTGGTCTCCGTCTACTACTACATGCGCATCGCCTACCACATGTTTTTCGTGCCCTCAACCAACTCGACGCCCGTCTCGGTCGGCCCCTACCTCTACGGAAGCTTGGCCGTGGCCATAGCCGGAGTGCTCTTGTTTGGAATCTACCCGGAGCCCCTGATCGCCTCGGTGCAGGCCTCAGCGCATTATCTGCCATGA